TTTCCTGCCTGGCACGGATCCTATCTTGTGGGGTTCAGCTCTTATATAAGTTTATATTGGTCGGTTTCATCGCCTCATCTTTGTTCCCCTGCATCCCACTCGGGTTTTCATCGGGCTTAGGAGCGTTCAGGGGTACCCTTAAACCCCCACATCTTGAGTACCTGTGGAACAAGTTGATGCACGCTACGACGTCTCTGTCGCCTGTGAAACCGCATTTAGAGCACTTCAATACTCTATTACCATTATCTTCTAGCTTGCATCTACACCTGGGACATGTGGATGATGTTTTCTTTGGATTAACACATCCAACCTCTAAACTTCTCTCAAGTGCTTCATATCCTATGGTAAACTGTATTTTCCTGTAGAACCACAGCGATAGTTTCTTGTTGAATGTTTTGTTCTTCTTTTCGTTATCCTTAAGTTTGTTTAGGTTTTCGAGAACTATGGTTGAGTTATGCTCATCAGCTAGCTCAGCAATTCTATCGCCTATCTTATGTGTGAAATCCCATTCTATATTCCTAATCATTTCACCATGTCTCTCGATAGCTCTTCTAACACCTCTAATGAATCTCCACGACCTTAGATATTTCTTTTGAATCTTCTCGATCCATATCTTATGTGTCAGTATTCTTCTGAGTGGTGTTCTGAATCGCTTGAGCTTGATTATTCTTCCGTTGGATGTGAAAATAGCTAGCGTAATGTTGTCGAAATTCAAGTCAACAGTCATAATGGTTCTGGGTTTTCTTGGCTTAACGGTTTTCTTGAAGTAAACCGCTACGTAGACCTCGTCTTCATTCACCTTTACAGCAATCTCATAGTTGCTCCATTCTCTAAACTTTTCCACTCTCTCGCTAGATGTTAGCAGTTTTAGCTTAACTTCCCTGTTTTCATGAATCTTTAGAATCAGTATTCTGTTTTCGAGATCAAGTCTGTAGTCGTATTTGTCTACTCTAGCCGTTAACCTCCTTAGAACCGGCTTCTTTCCACCATTCTTTTTACTAGCTTTAGCAATGGCTTTTGCATAGACGTAGATCTGCTTTACGTGGTGTGCTCTGAAACCGCATCTTCTAAGCTCGCCGTAGAACATTCTATGCAGTTTTGCTATTGAAGGTATTGCTCTCAGGTTCCAGAGTTTGTTCACTACTAGCTGAACAACATCGTGGTAGAGCCTCAGGAACTCGACCAGAGCTTCATAGCCATTACTACCCTCGGGGAGAGCCCTTATCATAAGTGTTTCAATAAGTTCTCCTTCCCTCATTGAGTAGCTTCTCCTGTGTTTAGCTGTGAGAGACATATTTATAATTTTTTCTATCAAATTAGCTTATAGGAGATAGATTGGCTAACAAGCTCTATTTTGTGAAGTGCAATGTTATAAAGTATAGGTATGAGCACCAGTACTATACCCACTAGGAAAAGACAAGGAGAAGATAAGACAGCTCCACGGAAAGAAAGTCTACGCGTTAATCATAACAGAGGAGTAATATCAAGAGATATAAACCAATATGAAACCCAAAACAGTTGCACGAGGCAATATTCATCGCAGCATCACTTCTTCTTGGCTCAGCAGGAATGAGCCTATTCGGTGCGATGGCTATGAGAGGAAGGGAGAAGGAAAGGAGCTTCTTAGCATCCTACTATGGAAAGATGCTGATAGCATCGTCGATGGCCCTCGTTCTTCTCCTATTCTGGGATTTCCTTTCAGCGTACTATACACCAGAAGCATGGGCATCGCTCAGTAGAATGGTAAACGGCTCGTATGCATTATCTTTCTGGTTTGCAGTAGTGCTGGGCTTAGTTGCTGCCCCTCTGCTGGCAGGAATCGCTTCGAAAAGGAGATCAATTTCTGCTCTAGCCTTTTCCTCCGCTCTTTCGCTCATATTCGGCATCATGCTACTGTATTTGATAATAGTTGTTCCTCAGACTGTTTACTTCGATGTTATTCCAGAAGTCACAATAATAAATAGCTACTCAGTAGGAACAGGAGAGGCCCTCATAGGACTGGGAGGAGCTCTTATTTGGGCTGCCCTCATAGCGCTGGGCTACTATCTTCTCCCGCTGATGCCAGAGGAAAGAGCAAGGAAGCTATTCATATTCAAGTGATTTTTTTAAATCAGAATCTTATGGGAGGAGCAGCCTGAGGGCAACAACTGCCCCTATGAAGGCTATTGAAATTATTATTACAGTTGTCGGTGTTATGGAGAACTTTGTATCTGTTTCCTCATAGAAGCTTATAAGACCTGCAGCTGACATGAGACCGCTGGGCTTCTTCTTTTTTTCCTTTGATTTTGAAGACATGTTGCATCATGCTATTTTAAGCTTCTAAAAGTAATAAATGTTTTTTGTTTTTAGTCTCAGCGATTCATAGCCATTGAAAAATTAGAGGAATAAATAACTATAAAAGAGAAAATTTTTTCGTTTTTGTTATGAAAAAATTTATATTTAACCAAATTCAATCAAAAATAGCAACACTTTTTGGTGATATAATATGAGGAGAGAGAGGGGAATATCATCAGCAGCCCTAATTGGAATAGTTGTAGTTATACTGGCAGTGGTAGCTGTTGGAGCCTATCTAGCCACAAGAGGAGGCGGAGCTCCCACAACAACTACTACAACAACTACTTCTCCAACAACAACACAAACAACCACACAGACTACAACAACTACTGCGCAGCCTCCAAAGGGAACTCTTGTAGTAGCTATGGGGACAGATGCTTCAACTCTGGATCCTCAAGATGCTACCGATAACCCATCAGAGATGGTTAACAGAATTATCTACGAGGGGTTGGTTGAGTTCGACGCTAACTTGAACATAAAACCTATGCTTGCTGAGAGCTGGGAGATAAAGGACAACGGAACAACATACATCTTCCATTTGAGGAAAGGAGTATTCTTCCAGGATGGAACTCCATTTGATGCCTATGCCGTAAAGGTAAACTTTGATAGAGTTCTGAACCAGTCACTTAAGCTCCAGAGGACGAGCCTTTATGCTCCAATAATTCAATCTGTTGAAATAATAGACAACTACACGGTGGCTTTTCATTTGAAAATGCCCTTTGGGGCATTTCTCAACGACCTAGCCCACGGAGCTGGCCTAATAATATCTCCCACACTTATAAACTCCGGTAAAGATGTGAAGACGAATCCGGTTGGGACTGGCCCCTACATGCTCCAGGAATGGGTCAAGGGAGATCACATAACTTTGGTTGCCAATCCAAATTACTGGAACAAAACTGCAGCCCCTAAGTTTGAGAAGATAATAATAAAGGTCGTTGCGGATGATAAGGCTAGAGAAAACCTTCTCAAGACTGGAGACGTCGATGTAGTCCTCAGAATTCCCCCAGTCGATGTTGCTTCTCTGAACAACACTGGCAACATAATCACTAGAGCCTATCCAACTTCAAGAGTCATATACATTGCAATGAACCTAATGAATCCAAAGTTCCAGGATGTGAGAGTGAGGCAGGCGTTCAACTACGCTGTTGACAAGGAAGCGATAATCAGCTCAATACTCAATGGGCTTGGCAAGCCAGCAACCTCACCCCTAGCATCAAGCACATATGGCTATTGCAATGCAGGCTACTATAATTACAATGTGACTAAGGCAAAGGAGCTTCTGAAGGAAGCAGGATGGTGGGATAGAGATGGGGATGGATATGTTGAGAACGCAAACGGTCAGAAGCTTGAGGTTTCACTTTGGACTCCTCAGGGAAGATATGTTGGAGACTATCAGATGGCCCAGGCTGTTCAAAGCTATCTAACAGCCATAGGAGTGAAGGTCAATTTGCAGGTGTGGGAGTGGACTTCCTATCTCAATGAGGTTAGAAAGCCATATAATCAATCACAGAACAAGGAGCTCTTCCTGATGGGATGGGCACCATCAACAGGAGAGGGAGACTGGGTTCTAAGACCACTGCTGGCCTCTTGGATGTGGGCTCCTGCAGGGAGCAACTACGGCTACTACAACAACTCTCAGGTCGATGCTCTCATACAGAAGCAGATGGTCACCCTGGGACAGGAGAGGCTTGATGCGATGTGCCAAGCACAGAAAATAGTGTTCAATGATGCTCCATGGATATTCTTAGTGGAAATGTACGATACTATTGGAATGAAGAGCAATGTAAAGGGAATAGTATATCTGCCAATTGAGATAGTTATGCTGAAGTATGCTTATAGCAGCTAATCAAGAGGGGATGAGAGATAGCAGCTCCTCTCTGGAGCTATATAACAAAGCGTTTTTTACTCCTTATACCAACTCTTTTGGGAGCCTCAGTCATCATTTTCTTCATGATTCACCTTCTTCCCGGAGATCCAGCACAGATACTGGCTGGACCGGAGGCAACCCTCCAGGACATACAGAACATGAGGATAAGGCTGGGTCTGGACAAGCCGTTGCCAGTGCAGTACTTCATGTTCATGGAGAGGCTCCTAACTTGGAATCTGGGAAACAGCCTCGTTTCAGGCTTTCCAATCTCATCCCTAATCCTTCCAAGGTTCATAAATACTCTGAAGCTAGCAGTTCTAGCAACTATTATATCTCTCTCCATAGGGATCCTTCTTGGAATAATTGCGGCTCTTAGGAGAAACACGGCCATCGATAGGATAGTTATGATATTCGCGTTGCTCGGAGTCTCCATGCCTGTATTTCTCCTCGCAGTACTTCTAATCGTTATATTCTCAATAAAGCTCCACCTTTTTCCTGCAACAGTAATAGGAACATCGCCCTCTCTTAGACATCTTGTTCTCCCATCCTTGACGCTTGGTCTCATAGGTGCAGCTCCCATAGCTAGGATGACAAGATCCAGCATGGTTGAAGTGATGAGCCAGGAATACATAAAAACTAGTGAGGCGTTTGGCTTCTCATGGAGAAGGGTGATCTTCGTTCATGCCCTTCGAAACGCCCTAATTCCAGTGGTAACTGTTGCTGGACTGAACTTTGGTTATCTTTTGGCAGGTGCAGTGATAACTGAAACAGTCTTCGCATATCCAGGACTTGGAAGACTGATAGTCGATTCAATTTTTGCCAGGGACTACCCAGTTGTTCAGTTCGGCCTTCTGATGATAGTGGCCTTATTCGCATTTGTGAATATGGCAGTAGATGTTCTGTATGCTCTGATAAATCCGAGGGTGAGGCTCGAGTGATGCTATCACTTGAAGAGATTCTGACCCCTCAGAGGAAGCTACTGCTCCGGAAGCTGAGGAGAAATAAGAACGTCATGTTAGGAGGATCCCTTGCTTTAATATTCTTCGCCATGGCCGTTCTCGCTCCCCTCATCTCTCCATATAGCCCAACTGCTGGAAATCTGATCAATTCTCTGAAGCCACCATCCTTGAGTCATCCGTTTGGAACAGATTATTTGGGAAGAGATATATTGAGCAGGGTGATCTGGGGAGCAAGAACATCTCTAATAATAGCTTTAGGGGGCATTGCAATATCTCTCACGCTTGGTGCTATTATTGGGGGATTCTCGGGATACGTCGGAGGATTTTTTGACAGTGCAGTTATGGGTATTATCAACATACTCTTAGCATTCCCCGATATACTTCTTGCTCTTTTCGTTGCAGCTATCACTGGACCTGGGCTGGACAACGTGATCCTCGCTATAGGAGTCTACAATTTCCCTCAATTTGCCAGAATTGCAAGGGGGGCAGTCATTTCAATAAAGACATCCGACTATGTTGAAGCTGCTAGAGCAATTGGAGAGAGCAGATCATCCATATTTTTCAGGTACATTATGCCTAACAGCCTATCTCCGATAGTAGTTCATGCTACTCTCAGAACTGCAGCCTCTATACTAACTGCTGCTGGGCTAAGCTTCTTAGGCCTTGGCGTTCAGCCTCCAACTCCTGAATGGGGGGCAATGATAAGCGAGGCCCTATACTACTTGGATGCTGCTCCGTACATGTGGGTCTTCCCTGGGACATTCTTAGTTTTAACTGTTTTGGGATTCAATCTGCTAGGAGATGGTCTCAATGACGTTCTCAATCCAAGAATCAAGGACTGAAGAGGTCCTGAGGATAAGAGATCTGAGGGTATACTATAGAGGAGATGTGGGCCTCGTAAAGGCAGTAGATGGAGTGGCAGTTTCCATAGAAAGGGGCTCCTCCCTCGCTCTTGTGGGTGAGAGCGGCTCAGGAAAAACTACTTTGGGACATGCAGTTATGGGACTCCTTCCATTCAATGCCGTAGTTCCCAGCGGCGAAATTCTTTTCTCTGGAAGTGATATCCTCAAGATGAGCAGGGAGCAGCTCAGAAGAATAAGGGGAGATAGAATAACCATGGTTTTTCAGGAGCCCTCAGCAGCCCTCAATCCAGTATTCAAAATATCATCTTTTCTCAGGGATGTGCTTAGGAAGAGAAGAGGAGCATCAATGAGCGAGAAGGAGATCAGAGAAGAATCAATAAAGCTTCTGAGGAGCGTCAGAATTCCCTCTCCCGAGATGGTTCTCGATAGATATCCTCACGAGCTGAGCGGT
The window above is part of the Fervidicoccaceae archaeon genome. Proteins encoded here:
- a CDS encoding zinc ribbon domain-containing protein; the encoded protein is MREGELIETLMIRALPEGSNGYEALVEFLRLYHDVVQLVVNKLWNLRAIPSIAKLHRMFYGELRRCGFRAHHVKQIYVYAKAIAKASKKNGGKKPVLRRLTARVDKYDYRLDLENRILILKIHENREVKLKLLTSSERVEKFREWSNYEIAVKVNEDEVYVAVYFKKTVKPRKPRTIMTVDLNFDNITLAIFTSNGRIIKLKRFRTPLRRILTHKIWIEKIQKKYLRSWRFIRGVRRAIERHGEMIRNIEWDFTHKIGDRIAELADEHNSTIVLENLNKLKDNEKKNKTFNKKLSLWFYRKIQFTIGYEALERSLEVGCVNPKKTSSTCPRCRCKLEDNGNRVLKCSKCGFTGDRDVVACINLFHRYSRCGGLRVPLNAPKPDENPSGMQGNKDEAMKPTNINLYKS
- the nrfD gene encoding NrfD/PsrC family molybdoenzyme membrane anchor subunit translates to MHEAIFIAASLLLGSAGMSLFGAMAMRGREKERSFLASYYGKMLIASSMALVLLLFWDFLSAYYTPEAWASLSRMVNGSYALSFWFAVVLGLVAAPLLAGIASKRRSISALAFSSALSLIFGIMLLYLIIVVPQTVYFDVIPEVTIINSYSVGTGEALIGLGGALIWAALIALGYYLLPLMPEERARKLFIFK
- a CDS encoding preprotein translocase subunit Sec61beta is translated as MSSKSKEKKKKPSGLMSAAGLISFYEETDTKFSITPTTVIIISIAFIGAVVALRLLLP
- a CDS encoding glutathione ABC transporter substrate-binding protein, encoding MRRERGISSAALIGIVVVILAVVAVGAYLATRGGGAPTTTTTTTTSPTTTQTTTQTTTTTAQPPKGTLVVAMGTDASTLDPQDATDNPSEMVNRIIYEGLVEFDANLNIKPMLAESWEIKDNGTTYIFHLRKGVFFQDGTPFDAYAVKVNFDRVLNQSLKLQRTSLYAPIIQSVEIIDNYTVAFHLKMPFGAFLNDLAHGAGLIISPTLINSGKDVKTNPVGTGPYMLQEWVKGDHITLVANPNYWNKTAAPKFEKIIIKVVADDKARENLLKTGDVDVVLRIPPVDVASLNNTGNIITRAYPTSRVIYIAMNLMNPKFQDVRVRQAFNYAVDKEAIISSILNGLGKPATSPLASSTYGYCNAGYYNYNVTKAKELLKEAGWWDRDGDGYVENANGQKLEVSLWTPQGRYVGDYQMAQAVQSYLTAIGVKVNLQVWEWTSYLNEVRKPYNQSQNKELFLMGWAPSTGEGDWVLRPLLASWMWAPAGSNYGYYNNSQVDALIQKQMVTLGQERLDAMCQAQKIVFNDAPWIFLVEMYDTIGMKSNVKGIVYLPIEIVMLKYAYSS
- a CDS encoding ABC transporter permease, which gives rise to MTKRFLLLIPTLLGASVIIFFMIHLLPGDPAQILAGPEATLQDIQNMRIRLGLDKPLPVQYFMFMERLLTWNLGNSLVSGFPISSLILPRFINTLKLAVLATIISLSIGILLGIIAALRRNTAIDRIVMIFALLGVSMPVFLLAVLLIVIFSIKLHLFPATVIGTSPSLRHLVLPSLTLGLIGAAPIARMTRSSMVEVMSQEYIKTSEAFGFSWRRVIFVHALRNALIPVVTVAGLNFGYLLAGAVITETVFAYPGLGRLIVDSIFARDYPVVQFGLLMIVALFAFVNMAVDVLYALINPRVRLE
- a CDS encoding ABC transporter permease; this translates as MLSLEEILTPQRKLLLRKLRRNKNVMLGGSLALIFFAMAVLAPLISPYSPTAGNLINSLKPPSLSHPFGTDYLGRDILSRVIWGARTSLIIALGGIAISLTLGAIIGGFSGYVGGFFDSAVMGIINILLAFPDILLALFVAAITGPGLDNVILAIGVYNFPQFARIARGAVISIKTSDYVEAARAIGESRSSIFFRYIMPNSLSPIVVHATLRTAASILTAAGLSFLGLGVQPPTPEWGAMISEALYYLDAAPYMWVFPGTFLVLTVLGFNLLGDGLNDVLNPRIKD
- a CDS encoding ABC transporter ATP-binding protein — its product is MTFSIQESRTEEVLRIRDLRVYYRGDVGLVKAVDGVAVSIERGSSLALVGESGSGKTTLGHAVMGLLPFNAVVPSGEILFSGSDILKMSREQLRRIRGDRITMVFQEPSAALNPVFKISSFLRDVLRKRRGASMSEKEIREESIKLLRSVRIPSPEMVLDRYPHELSGGMKQRVLIAAAIANNPDLIVLDEPTSALDVSVQAQILRLLDELRNKMRLSLLFITHNLGVAAQVSEKVAVMYAGKIVEIAPTEVIFERPLHPYTTMLMKTIPSISKEVKERWLEAIPGAFPDLISPPPG